From a single Sander vitreus isolate 19-12246 chromosome 2, sanVit1, whole genome shotgun sequence genomic region:
- the apbb2b gene encoding amyloid beta precursor protein binding family B member 2 isoform X1, whose protein sequence is MSDLLSGDLSCATMMSVDVTNRNGPTATPPTSLSLRSSHNQLLSSDVIKQGSATPPKCRKKYALTSIQAAMGLGEAAPSSSSSSSSSPSSPSHSSTPNNPKLAKNGMNQLRKAGQDHNKNTTSPDLMDLESENTADDLNVNTAEEDDSHTLTNNDREDDVIEVDAELHSDANTDAQPEQITESDIDCNINTTVELNVNGNTTVLGFDLNIEAEESDDISILSEKEIMSKIQIEEDGDEVVVEEQEDEENKPLLMIKSESPLTNHKVSSGLELISDLHSNFKLLKSGKESPVPPPPSPPKQASPEDTPLLSVASCSSSSSSSSPETKKDRRTGAKTDCALNRIQNLNPSDEELSWTTLSQESNSPEETDIWSEQSFQTDPDLPPGWKKITDMAGIYYWHIPTGATQWERPATRPAPSGQTESQGLGDHTVSTQRKHSLGSLSPSPTPDHESCQAEVFFRGSTRSGSTTSDSSVEPLPTHEPTLTTCGFVNSCYFPRSTSLQGMPDPECLSQHLEDEDKKQVWSVFGGKIDSEVWKDLQAATVNPDPSLKEFEGATLRYASLKLRNRLTVEEEESGNVNGDPATKCFAVRSLGWVEMAEEDLAPGKSSVAVNNCIRQLSYCKNDIRDTVGIWGEGKDMYLVLENNMLNLVDPMDRSVLHSQPIASIRVWGVGRDNGRDFAYVARDKNTRILKCHVFRCDTPAKAIATSLHEICSRIMTERKNAKAMAGSLQDRMQAGLDLPLQAEFPTPKTELVQKFQVLYLGMLPVARPIGSSPGMDILNGAIDSLIGSSNREDWTPVALNVADATVTISKDEDEEEVLVECRVRFLSFMGVGRNVHTFAFIMDAGGHRFDCHIFWCEPNAGNVSEAVQAACMLRYQKCLVARPPSQKACGTSPPGDSVSRRVSTSVKRGVLSLIDTLKQKRPVTELPQ, encoded by the exons ATGTCTGACCTCCTGTCAG GTGATCTGTCTTGTGCCACGATGATGTCAGTAGATGTGACCAATCGTAATGGCCCCACTGCCACGCCTCCCACCTCACTCAGCCTTCGCTCCTCACACAACCAGCTGCTGAGCAGTGATGTCATCAAGCAAGGCTCCGCCACGCCGCCCAAGTGTCGCAAAAAGTATGCACTTACCAGTATCCAGGCTGCCATGGGCCTCGGAGAAGCAGCgccatcatcatcgtcatcatcatcatcatcaccatcatcccCATCACATTCTTCAACACCCAACAATCCCAAACTAGCCAAGAACGGAATGAACCAGCTTCGTAAAGCCGGTCAAgatcacaacaaaaacacaaccagCCCTGACTTGATGGACCTGgagtctgaaaatacagcagaTGACCTTAATGTCAACACAGCTGAAGAGGATGACAGTCACACTCTCACCAATAATGACCGAGAGGATGATGTCATTGAGGTAGACGCTGAACTGCATTCGGACGCTAACACTGACGCACAGCCAGAGCAGATAACTGAATCAGACATAGACTGTAACATTAACACGACTGTGGAGCTCAACGTGAACGGCAACACAACAGTTTTGGGCTTTGACTTGAACATTGAGGCAGAGGAGAGTGATGACATCAGCATTCTGTCTGAGAAGGAAATTATGTCAAAGATACAGATTGAGGAAGATGGAGATGAGGTGGTAGTAGAGGAGCAGGAAGACGAGGAGAATAAGCCTTTACTGATGATAAAAAGTGAGTCTCCTTTGACGAACCACAAAGTTTCTTCAGGCCTGGAGCTCATCTCTGACCTCCACTCCAACTTCAAGCTCCTCAAATCAGGCAAGGAATCCCCggtgcctcctcctccttccccaCCTAAACAGGCCAGCCCAGAGGACACACCCTTGCTTTCAGTGGcctcctgctcttcctcctcttcctcctcctctccagaGACGAAGAAGGACAGAAGGACTGGGGCGAAGACAGACTGTGCTTTGAACCGCATCCAGAATCTGAATCCCAGTGACGAAGAGTTGAGTTGGACCACACTGTCCCAGGAGAGCAACTCCCCAGAGGAGACAG ATATCTGGAGTGAGCAGTCATTCCAGACAGACCCTGACCTGCCTCCGGGATGGAAGAAGATCACGGACATGGCCGGGATCTACTACTGGCACATTCCTACAGGCGCCACCCAGTGGGAGAGGCCTGCCACTCGCCCAGCACCCTCTGGACAGACAGAGTCCCAGGGCCTGGGCGACCACACAGTCTCCACACAACGTAAACACTCCCTGGGCTCACTCAGCCCCTCACCCACTCCTGACCACGAG tcgtGCCAGGCAGAGGTCTTCTTTAGGGGGTCGACTCGTTCGGGCAGCACAACCTCTGACAGCTCAGTGGAGCCTCTCCCCACTCACGAGCCCACCCTCACCACATGTGGATTTGTCAACAGTTGCTACTTT CCTCGTTCCACATCTCTACAGGGGATGCCTGATCCAGAGTGTCTCTCTCAGCATCTTGAAGATGAGGACAAG AAACAGGTGTGGAGTGTTTTTGGCGGAAAGATTGATAGTGAAGTGTGGAAG GACCTGCAAGCTGCCACGGTGAACCCTGACCCCAGTCTGAAGGAGTTTGAGGGTGCTACGCTTCGCTACGCATCACTCAAGCTAAG GAACCGTCTAACAGTGGAAGAAGAAGAGTCTGGCAATGTCAACGGTGACCCAGCAACAAAG TGTTTTGCAGTGCGCTCTCTGGGATGGGTGGAAATGGCTGAGGAGGACTTGGCTCCTGGAAAGAGCAGTGTTGCTGTAAACAACTGCATCCGACAGCTGTCCTACTGCAAGAATGACATCCGAGACACTGTCGGCATCTggggagag gggaAGGATATGTACCTGGTGCTGGAGAATAATATGTTGAACCTGGTCGACCCCATGGACCGCAGTGTGCTTCACTCTCAGCCAATCGCAAGTATCCGGGTCTGGGGTGTTGGCCGGGACAATGGCAG GGACTTTGCATATGTGGCGCGGGATAAAAACACCAGGATCCTAAAATGTCATGTGTTCCGCTGTGACACGCCAGCCAAAGCCATCGCCACAAGCCTGCATGAGATCTGCTCCCGG ataATGACAGAGCGAAAGAATGCCAAAGCAATGGCAGGCTCTCTCCAGGACAGGATGCAGGCAGGACTAGATCTCCCTTTACAAG CAGAGTTCCCCACACCAAAGACGGAGCTGGTTCAGAAGTTTCAGGTGCTTTACCTTGGGATGCTGCCTGTGGCCAGACCAATAG gcTCTTCTCCAGGCATGGACATACTGAACGGTGCTATAGACAGTCTAATCGGTTCTTCCAACAGAGAGGACTGGACCCCGGTAGCCCTCAATGTGGCAGATGCTACTGTCACCATCAGCAAAGACGAG GACGAAGAGGAAGTGCTGGTGGAGTGTCGTGTTCGATTCCTGTCTTTCATGGGCGTTGGGCGGAACGTGCACACATTTGCCTTCATCATGGATGCCGGCGGCCATCGTTTTGACTGTCACATCTTCTGGTGTGAGCCCAACGCTGGGAATGTGTCGGAGGCTGTACAGGCCGCTTGTATG cTGCGGTATCAGAAGTGTTTGGTGGCTCGACCCCCCTCCCAGAAGGCCTGCGGCACGTCGCCCCCCGGGGACTCGGTGTCCCGTCGGGTATCGACCAGTGTGAAGAGAGGCGTCCTGTCTCTCATCGACACCCTCAAACAAAAGAGACCCGTCACCGAGTTGCCACAGTAA
- the apbb2b gene encoding amyloid beta precursor protein binding family B member 2 isoform X2, which produces MSDLLSGDLSCATMMSVDVTNRNGPTATPPTSLSLRSSHNQLLSSDVIKQGSATPPKCRKKYALTSIQAAMGLGEAAPSSSSSSSSSPSSPSHSSTPNNPKLAKNGMNQLRKAGQDHNKNTTSPDLMDLESENTADDLNVNTAEEDDSHTLTNNDREDDVIEVDAELHSDANTDAQPEQITESDIDCNINTTVELNVNGNTTVLGFDLNIEAEESDDISILSEKEIMSKIQIEEDGDEVVVEEQEDEENKPLLMIKSESPLTNHKVSSGLELISDLHSNFKLLKSGKESPVPPPPSPPKQASPEDTPLLSVASCSSSSSSSSPETKKDRRTGAKTDCALNRIQNLNPSDEELSWTTLSQESNSPEETDIWSEQSFQTDPDLPPGWKKITDMAGIYYWHIPTGATQWERPATRPAPSGQTESQGLGDHTVSTQRKHSLGSLSPSPTPDHESCQAEVFFRGSTRSGSTTSDSSVEPLPTHEPTLTTCGFVNSCYFPRSTSLQGMPDPECLSQHLEDEDKKQVWSVFGGKIDSEVWKDLQAATVNPDPSLKEFEGATLRYASLKLRNRLTVEEEESGNVNGDPATKCFAVRSLGWVEMAEEDLAPGKSSVAVNNCIRQLSYCKNDIRDTVGIWGEGKDMYLVLENNMLNLVDPMDRSVLHSQPIASIRVWGVGRDNGRDFAYVARDKNTRILKCHVFRCDTPAKAIATSLHEICSRIMTERKNAKAMAGSLQDRMQAGLDLPLQEFPTPKTELVQKFQVLYLGMLPVARPIGSSPGMDILNGAIDSLIGSSNREDWTPVALNVADATVTISKDEDEEEVLVECRVRFLSFMGVGRNVHTFAFIMDAGGHRFDCHIFWCEPNAGNVSEAVQAACMLRYQKCLVARPPSQKACGTSPPGDSVSRRVSTSVKRGVLSLIDTLKQKRPVTELPQ; this is translated from the exons ATGTCTGACCTCCTGTCAG GTGATCTGTCTTGTGCCACGATGATGTCAGTAGATGTGACCAATCGTAATGGCCCCACTGCCACGCCTCCCACCTCACTCAGCCTTCGCTCCTCACACAACCAGCTGCTGAGCAGTGATGTCATCAAGCAAGGCTCCGCCACGCCGCCCAAGTGTCGCAAAAAGTATGCACTTACCAGTATCCAGGCTGCCATGGGCCTCGGAGAAGCAGCgccatcatcatcgtcatcatcatcatcatcaccatcatcccCATCACATTCTTCAACACCCAACAATCCCAAACTAGCCAAGAACGGAATGAACCAGCTTCGTAAAGCCGGTCAAgatcacaacaaaaacacaaccagCCCTGACTTGATGGACCTGgagtctgaaaatacagcagaTGACCTTAATGTCAACACAGCTGAAGAGGATGACAGTCACACTCTCACCAATAATGACCGAGAGGATGATGTCATTGAGGTAGACGCTGAACTGCATTCGGACGCTAACACTGACGCACAGCCAGAGCAGATAACTGAATCAGACATAGACTGTAACATTAACACGACTGTGGAGCTCAACGTGAACGGCAACACAACAGTTTTGGGCTTTGACTTGAACATTGAGGCAGAGGAGAGTGATGACATCAGCATTCTGTCTGAGAAGGAAATTATGTCAAAGATACAGATTGAGGAAGATGGAGATGAGGTGGTAGTAGAGGAGCAGGAAGACGAGGAGAATAAGCCTTTACTGATGATAAAAAGTGAGTCTCCTTTGACGAACCACAAAGTTTCTTCAGGCCTGGAGCTCATCTCTGACCTCCACTCCAACTTCAAGCTCCTCAAATCAGGCAAGGAATCCCCggtgcctcctcctccttccccaCCTAAACAGGCCAGCCCAGAGGACACACCCTTGCTTTCAGTGGcctcctgctcttcctcctcttcctcctcctctccagaGACGAAGAAGGACAGAAGGACTGGGGCGAAGACAGACTGTGCTTTGAACCGCATCCAGAATCTGAATCCCAGTGACGAAGAGTTGAGTTGGACCACACTGTCCCAGGAGAGCAACTCCCCAGAGGAGACAG ATATCTGGAGTGAGCAGTCATTCCAGACAGACCCTGACCTGCCTCCGGGATGGAAGAAGATCACGGACATGGCCGGGATCTACTACTGGCACATTCCTACAGGCGCCACCCAGTGGGAGAGGCCTGCCACTCGCCCAGCACCCTCTGGACAGACAGAGTCCCAGGGCCTGGGCGACCACACAGTCTCCACACAACGTAAACACTCCCTGGGCTCACTCAGCCCCTCACCCACTCCTGACCACGAG tcgtGCCAGGCAGAGGTCTTCTTTAGGGGGTCGACTCGTTCGGGCAGCACAACCTCTGACAGCTCAGTGGAGCCTCTCCCCACTCACGAGCCCACCCTCACCACATGTGGATTTGTCAACAGTTGCTACTTT CCTCGTTCCACATCTCTACAGGGGATGCCTGATCCAGAGTGTCTCTCTCAGCATCTTGAAGATGAGGACAAG AAACAGGTGTGGAGTGTTTTTGGCGGAAAGATTGATAGTGAAGTGTGGAAG GACCTGCAAGCTGCCACGGTGAACCCTGACCCCAGTCTGAAGGAGTTTGAGGGTGCTACGCTTCGCTACGCATCACTCAAGCTAAG GAACCGTCTAACAGTGGAAGAAGAAGAGTCTGGCAATGTCAACGGTGACCCAGCAACAAAG TGTTTTGCAGTGCGCTCTCTGGGATGGGTGGAAATGGCTGAGGAGGACTTGGCTCCTGGAAAGAGCAGTGTTGCTGTAAACAACTGCATCCGACAGCTGTCCTACTGCAAGAATGACATCCGAGACACTGTCGGCATCTggggagag gggaAGGATATGTACCTGGTGCTGGAGAATAATATGTTGAACCTGGTCGACCCCATGGACCGCAGTGTGCTTCACTCTCAGCCAATCGCAAGTATCCGGGTCTGGGGTGTTGGCCGGGACAATGGCAG GGACTTTGCATATGTGGCGCGGGATAAAAACACCAGGATCCTAAAATGTCATGTGTTCCGCTGTGACACGCCAGCCAAAGCCATCGCCACAAGCCTGCATGAGATCTGCTCCCGG ataATGACAGAGCGAAAGAATGCCAAAGCAATGGCAGGCTCTCTCCAGGACAGGATGCAGGCAGGACTAGATCTCCCTTTACAAG AGTTCCCCACACCAAAGACGGAGCTGGTTCAGAAGTTTCAGGTGCTTTACCTTGGGATGCTGCCTGTGGCCAGACCAATAG gcTCTTCTCCAGGCATGGACATACTGAACGGTGCTATAGACAGTCTAATCGGTTCTTCCAACAGAGAGGACTGGACCCCGGTAGCCCTCAATGTGGCAGATGCTACTGTCACCATCAGCAAAGACGAG GACGAAGAGGAAGTGCTGGTGGAGTGTCGTGTTCGATTCCTGTCTTTCATGGGCGTTGGGCGGAACGTGCACACATTTGCCTTCATCATGGATGCCGGCGGCCATCGTTTTGACTGTCACATCTTCTGGTGTGAGCCCAACGCTGGGAATGTGTCGGAGGCTGTACAGGCCGCTTGTATG cTGCGGTATCAGAAGTGTTTGGTGGCTCGACCCCCCTCCCAGAAGGCCTGCGGCACGTCGCCCCCCGGGGACTCGGTGTCCCGTCGGGTATCGACCAGTGTGAAGAGAGGCGTCCTGTCTCTCATCGACACCCTCAAACAAAAGAGACCCGTCACCGAGTTGCCACAGTAA
- the apbb2b gene encoding amyloid beta precursor protein binding family B member 2 isoform X3 produces the protein MSDLLSGDLSCATMMSVDVTNRNGPTATPPTSLSLRSSHNQLLSSDVIKQGSATPPKCRKKYALTSIQAAMGLGEAAPSSSSSSSSSPSSPSHSSTPNNPKLAKNGMNQLRKAGQDHNKNTTSPDLMDLESENTADDLNVNTAEEDDSHTLTNNDREDDVIEVDAELHSDANTDAQPEQITESDIDCNINTTVELNVNGNTTVLGFDLNIEAEESDDISILSEKEIMSKIQIEEDGDEVVVEEQEDEENKPLLMIKSESPLTNHKVSSGLELISDLHSNFKLLKSGKESPVPPPPSPPKQASPEDTPLLSVASCSSSSSSSSPETKKDRRTGAKTDCALNRIQNLNPSDEELSWTTLSQESNSPEETDIWSEQSFQTDPDLPPGWKKITDMAGIYYWHIPTGATQWERPATRPAPSGQTESQGLGDHTVSTQRKHSLGSLSPSPTPDHESCQAEVFFRGSTRSGSTTSDSSVEPLPTHEPTLTTCGFVNSCYFPRSTSLQGMPDPECLSQHLEDEDKKQVWSVFGGKIDSEVWKDLQAATVNPDPSLKEFEGATLRYASLKLRNRLTVEEEESGNVNGDPATKCFAVRSLGWVEMAEEDLAPGKSSVAVNNCIRQLSYCKNDIRDTVGIWGEGKDMYLVLENNMLNLVDPMDRSVLHSQPIASIRVWGVGRDNGRDFAYVARDKNTRILKCHVFRCDTPAKAIATSLHEICSRIMTERKNAKAMAGSLQDRMQAGLDLPLQAEFPTPKTELVQKFQVLYLGMLPVARPIGMDILNGAIDSLIGSSNREDWTPVALNVADATVTISKDEDEEEVLVECRVRFLSFMGVGRNVHTFAFIMDAGGHRFDCHIFWCEPNAGNVSEAVQAACMLRYQKCLVARPPSQKACGTSPPGDSVSRRVSTSVKRGVLSLIDTLKQKRPVTELPQ, from the exons ATGTCTGACCTCCTGTCAG GTGATCTGTCTTGTGCCACGATGATGTCAGTAGATGTGACCAATCGTAATGGCCCCACTGCCACGCCTCCCACCTCACTCAGCCTTCGCTCCTCACACAACCAGCTGCTGAGCAGTGATGTCATCAAGCAAGGCTCCGCCACGCCGCCCAAGTGTCGCAAAAAGTATGCACTTACCAGTATCCAGGCTGCCATGGGCCTCGGAGAAGCAGCgccatcatcatcgtcatcatcatcatcatcaccatcatcccCATCACATTCTTCAACACCCAACAATCCCAAACTAGCCAAGAACGGAATGAACCAGCTTCGTAAAGCCGGTCAAgatcacaacaaaaacacaaccagCCCTGACTTGATGGACCTGgagtctgaaaatacagcagaTGACCTTAATGTCAACACAGCTGAAGAGGATGACAGTCACACTCTCACCAATAATGACCGAGAGGATGATGTCATTGAGGTAGACGCTGAACTGCATTCGGACGCTAACACTGACGCACAGCCAGAGCAGATAACTGAATCAGACATAGACTGTAACATTAACACGACTGTGGAGCTCAACGTGAACGGCAACACAACAGTTTTGGGCTTTGACTTGAACATTGAGGCAGAGGAGAGTGATGACATCAGCATTCTGTCTGAGAAGGAAATTATGTCAAAGATACAGATTGAGGAAGATGGAGATGAGGTGGTAGTAGAGGAGCAGGAAGACGAGGAGAATAAGCCTTTACTGATGATAAAAAGTGAGTCTCCTTTGACGAACCACAAAGTTTCTTCAGGCCTGGAGCTCATCTCTGACCTCCACTCCAACTTCAAGCTCCTCAAATCAGGCAAGGAATCCCCggtgcctcctcctccttccccaCCTAAACAGGCCAGCCCAGAGGACACACCCTTGCTTTCAGTGGcctcctgctcttcctcctcttcctcctcctctccagaGACGAAGAAGGACAGAAGGACTGGGGCGAAGACAGACTGTGCTTTGAACCGCATCCAGAATCTGAATCCCAGTGACGAAGAGTTGAGTTGGACCACACTGTCCCAGGAGAGCAACTCCCCAGAGGAGACAG ATATCTGGAGTGAGCAGTCATTCCAGACAGACCCTGACCTGCCTCCGGGATGGAAGAAGATCACGGACATGGCCGGGATCTACTACTGGCACATTCCTACAGGCGCCACCCAGTGGGAGAGGCCTGCCACTCGCCCAGCACCCTCTGGACAGACAGAGTCCCAGGGCCTGGGCGACCACACAGTCTCCACACAACGTAAACACTCCCTGGGCTCACTCAGCCCCTCACCCACTCCTGACCACGAG tcgtGCCAGGCAGAGGTCTTCTTTAGGGGGTCGACTCGTTCGGGCAGCACAACCTCTGACAGCTCAGTGGAGCCTCTCCCCACTCACGAGCCCACCCTCACCACATGTGGATTTGTCAACAGTTGCTACTTT CCTCGTTCCACATCTCTACAGGGGATGCCTGATCCAGAGTGTCTCTCTCAGCATCTTGAAGATGAGGACAAG AAACAGGTGTGGAGTGTTTTTGGCGGAAAGATTGATAGTGAAGTGTGGAAG GACCTGCAAGCTGCCACGGTGAACCCTGACCCCAGTCTGAAGGAGTTTGAGGGTGCTACGCTTCGCTACGCATCACTCAAGCTAAG GAACCGTCTAACAGTGGAAGAAGAAGAGTCTGGCAATGTCAACGGTGACCCAGCAACAAAG TGTTTTGCAGTGCGCTCTCTGGGATGGGTGGAAATGGCTGAGGAGGACTTGGCTCCTGGAAAGAGCAGTGTTGCTGTAAACAACTGCATCCGACAGCTGTCCTACTGCAAGAATGACATCCGAGACACTGTCGGCATCTggggagag gggaAGGATATGTACCTGGTGCTGGAGAATAATATGTTGAACCTGGTCGACCCCATGGACCGCAGTGTGCTTCACTCTCAGCCAATCGCAAGTATCCGGGTCTGGGGTGTTGGCCGGGACAATGGCAG GGACTTTGCATATGTGGCGCGGGATAAAAACACCAGGATCCTAAAATGTCATGTGTTCCGCTGTGACACGCCAGCCAAAGCCATCGCCACAAGCCTGCATGAGATCTGCTCCCGG ataATGACAGAGCGAAAGAATGCCAAAGCAATGGCAGGCTCTCTCCAGGACAGGATGCAGGCAGGACTAGATCTCCCTTTACAAG CAGAGTTCCCCACACCAAAGACGGAGCTGGTTCAGAAGTTTCAGGTGCTTTACCTTGGGATGCTGCCTGTGGCCAGACCAATAG GCATGGACATACTGAACGGTGCTATAGACAGTCTAATCGGTTCTTCCAACAGAGAGGACTGGACCCCGGTAGCCCTCAATGTGGCAGATGCTACTGTCACCATCAGCAAAGACGAG GACGAAGAGGAAGTGCTGGTGGAGTGTCGTGTTCGATTCCTGTCTTTCATGGGCGTTGGGCGGAACGTGCACACATTTGCCTTCATCATGGATGCCGGCGGCCATCGTTTTGACTGTCACATCTTCTGGTGTGAGCCCAACGCTGGGAATGTGTCGGAGGCTGTACAGGCCGCTTGTATG cTGCGGTATCAGAAGTGTTTGGTGGCTCGACCCCCCTCCCAGAAGGCCTGCGGCACGTCGCCCCCCGGGGACTCGGTGTCCCGTCGGGTATCGACCAGTGTGAAGAGAGGCGTCCTGTCTCTCATCGACACCCTCAAACAAAAGAGACCCGTCACCGAGTTGCCACAGTAA